The window ATAACTTTGATATAAATTAAAGGAACTATATCTaatttttcctatttttgttAATATTATATACACGTATAAATTTATTGTTTTGACATGTAAATTTGTAATGATTTACGCAGAAtaacacgtgcaacgcacgtaaaCATAAACTAGTTTACTCAATAATGCTTAATCAGTTAAATTTTATGTAGGCGCTTAGTAAATACATTAAATATGCGTTATGCTACATTGAAGAATAAATTATTACTTTGTAGAGGACAAATCTCATCTTTTTTTAAAGTCATTCTCTACCAGAGAATTATAAATAAAGAGCTAAAATTTTGGGGGGAAAATTATATGAATACGATTAAGGATCCAAACGCGGATCGAGAATGGAAAAAAATTGAGGCGTGTCCATTAGCGAATATAAATCACATTCAATAATGTTACTTATAAATCTCATTCAAAAAATGCGACTTATAAATCACACGATTATAGCTTGAGGACGAATAAAAAAAGAttatgttctttctttctttctttctttctttctttttcttcctttgttcgagaaaaaggaaaataaacaaaTATGCTCGAaataaacaatatttttttttatcatttgattgacggagaacaaaggaaagaaaTTTGTTCGACATTCCTTCACATGAATAAAAAGTTTATGaacctaagtttttttttttttttccaataatTTGTACAAGGCAAAGAAGAGATTCTTTCAACTTTTACTTCAATTCAGCTGTGtctagactgtgttgtacgaagctgatcctgaatcaacttgactttctccaaggcatcccgaaccaaatcagtacctaacaacctagcctctcccgactcaaaccaaccaactggagaacgacactacctccatatagggcctcataaggagctatctgaatactcgattagtcgttgttgttgtaggtgaactctgcaagcggtaggaaCTGATCCATGAAGCcctcgaaatccataacacatgcgcgtagcatatcctccaagatctgaatggtgcgctcagactgcccgtccgtctgtgGTGAAATGTTGTAGTCAACTCAACCCGTGCGCCTAACTCACGCTGCATGACTCTCTAAAAATGCAATGTGAACTACGTGCCTCGATCGGagataatggacaccggcacaccatggAGACGAACAACCTCACGGATATAGATATGAGCCAGCTACTTTGAAGATTAGGTAGTCACCAccggaatatatacatatatatatagtttcGTTCTCCATTTTATGttcatttgtatttttttttgtccAAATTTCATTTGAAAGTATACCTTGGCGTTTATTTGGAGTTTTTGATTTTGCAAAATCAGTTTTTAAGTTTTACTAAAGAATGGTTGTTTGAGCTAAatctggatttttttttttatgtatatgtatatacacACTGTATAATGTGTGCGTATACAGACACACTAAGAAGGTTCTTTGTGTATCTCGATGATAATGGAAcgtgtgaccaggaggtcacataTTCAAGCCATGGAAACAACCTCCTACCGAAGTGCAAGGTAAGGTTCCGTACAATAGACTCAACATGGTCTGACCATTCCCCGGACTTggcacatagcgggagcttagtgcactgtgcaacttttcttttttccttttttacgaAGTTCAAAATGACGTCTACGCCAAAGAAAGCCTGGTGAGAAGTTGATAACAAGTTGAACaaatatgaagaagaaaaaggGAAGCATAAATCAATACTCTTTGTATTAGATATGCTGCAATGAGCAGCCTGATGTAGTCATAGATGGCATCTTCATTTTGACAACAGAGTctcaaatacattatttttcatcAAATTTTGATAAGTATACTCTATAGAAGTGGCATATATATTATAATCTCTATCTTCTGGTTTTTGCACCTTAAGTGAGACCATTTGATCACATCTGGGCGCGAGTTGTTTACTTTCCTATATCTTGGATGCATCTGCTGTGACTCTGCTCAAAGCAATGGCTGCTTTAGATCCGGATGGCCGGTCCAAATACTTGCTGATGAACTCTCCGGCTAGCAAGAGTTTCTGTATATCGACGTTGGTTTTTATCCCTAGACCGTTAAGCATATAAACAACATCTTCAGTTGAAACATTGCCAGTTGCTCCTTTGGCATATGGACAGCCTCCGAGTCCAGCAACCGACGAGTCTATTGTGCTAATACCCATCTGTGGACAATACAACAGACAGTAGTAACATGAGTTGAACATTCTTGAAATCTTTTACACATTTGAAAACTCTGCAACAATAGCCAGACTAAGAGGGGAATATTAGAAGCTCAGTTGATTGGCTACCTAAACTTTCATCTTGTACTTGAATTCCAAGAGAAGAACTTACTTGGAGGGAAACTAAAATATTAGAAAGAGACTGTCCATAGGTATCGTGGAAATGCACAGCAAGCTTTTCAACAGGAACCACAGCCATCACAGCTTCAAGCATAGGAACAACACTTCCTGTAAAACAAAATAACATGGAAAGGAAGTTAAGTCACACACTTTTTTTTAGGAAGTCACTCCACAAATTTAATATGTAGAAACTCTGTTTTTCGTTCCTATCCGCTCTTACCAACCATCCAATTGAAATACGATTTAGATACCAACTAAAGCAAGATAAGAGGTCGAAGCTATATCTTAACTGTATATGTTGTATTTTCTAATCCAATAAGCTTGGTTACACTGGAAAAAATCCTTTTTTCAGCAACAAAATACTTTTGTTTTTGAACCActtaccaaaaagaaaaaacttgAGTTTAGGAACCTAATCATAGAACTAGTTCAGAAACATAAATAGCATTTCAGTTGAAGTAATCACTGAAAAACTAAGGCATTTTTCACTGGAAAAGTAAAGTACATCGTTCAAAATATTTTACCTGGAGTAGCGACTCCTATTGTGTCTCCAAGGGAGATTTCAAAGCATCCCATGTCATGAAGTTCCTTTGCTACATATGCCACTTTCGAAGGTGAAATTTCTCCTTCGACTGGGCAACCAATAGCACATGATACATATCTGTCACGCATTGAAAGGTCAGATTTTTAAGTTTGAACCACATATGATGGTAAGGCATAAAATGCAACATGCTACAACATCCAAGCTGGCTGCAGCAAACTAATaagatttcttcttctctttccctATAGAAATATTTATGAACACTTGAATAGATGATGGAAATACTATTTCTGTTATTGAATGCCTCAATGAGTTTAAATACAAGTTACAGTAACCATCTTTCTAGAGTTTTATGTAAACCAAATAACTGACGAATCCTATCTAAATCAAAGGGATAACTCTGAATACCTAACTATAATATCGATAAATGCAATCTAATCTAAAGagataaatactaaaaacaaACTGATAGCTACTAGTAACAAGGATTGTTGATCCAATAATATTAAGGTCCTCATCCTGTCATTAGTCTACTAATGAAATTGAAGTTAGGAAGTGAGGTAATTTAGACGGCTCGCTTCAAAATTAAGGCAATTCAAATGATCATTAGAGGTCAATGAATTCGAACTCATGGGAAAAATAGAAAACGAAAGAGCATTTCATTTAATATAAAGATATGTGGGCATGAAATGCATACCCGCGCACGGGTATTGACAGCTTTTTGGCAGCAGAAGTAACAGCTCGATATCGGACAAGGCTTTCCTCAATACTGCAATTAATGTTTGACTTTGAAAAAGACTCCGAAGCTGATGCAAAGACAGCTACTTCTTTCGCCCCAGCTGCAACAGCTGCTTCAAAGCCCTAACAGAAATTCAAATAACACCAATATAATTATCAGACGAAGAAAGTGGTAGCTAAAGCATGAAATTTTTTCCAATAAGTGCTACATACTTTCATATTAGGTGTCAATACAGGCAATCTGGCACTTTCCAGATCCTTCACTGCCTCCATTACATCCTTGGCATCCGACAGCTATCAAAAAGAAGCAGGAGAATGAGTATAGTAAGGAAAAGTTTCACAGAATAAACGCATAAAAATCAAGCTATTTAATCACAGAGTCTAAAGCAAGCTTCTATATAGGCTATAGCCAATGTTTAAGTTCAGCAAAAGAGGTTTCCTTATatataaaaggaggaagaattaCCTGAGGTACCCATTTTGGAGAAACAAACCCCGTCACTTCAACAACAGGTAGCCCGCAAGAGACAAGTTTTTGAACTAATTCAACCTTCACTGATGTAGGAACAATATTCTTTTCATTTTGTAACCCATCCCTTGGACCAACTTCCACTATCTTCACATACTTTGGCATGCCATCAAACAACTGTTACCAGACAAAGAAACAATCAGGAAATTAAAATGATTAAGAAGGACCGGAAATCTGTGCACGTAATAAAGAAACAATTGTCTTGAAATAAAACATTATCATTGTGCTGGATCTCCAACTGATCTACGATAAACCAAAAACATTCAGGCAAACCAGAATCACTGTTCATTCCATGTTTTCTAGACGAGCTAACAGAGGGACAAAAAGGACTTCGACGAATTACCTTGAACGTTTTACTCACTGTACTTCTATGGTTGCTGTAAGATTTATATTGATGATCTGTCAAGTACTGTGAATGAGACACAGTTCCACATACTCTATAATTAGTGCTAAAACTCTTGGACCTTCGACTTGAGATGCCGTTACGCGATCCATGTCTTCTCCATTTGAAATTCTCTCTCCCATATTCGTCATCATCTTCACTGAAGACAAACATATTAGGAATTTCATACATCAAATTCAGTCAAgcacatcatcaacaacaacaagcccagtaatttcccacaagtggggtctgggaaatTCAGTCAAGCACATCAAGGCGAaaattcctaaaaaaaaaaaaaatccacgtCGAGATGCCAAGTGGCGAGAAACTTCAAGGATTATTAGATAATAGTGCCTCTGTTAATGAACCACCAAATGATAGGAACTCTTTTATTCAAAGAAAGAGTGGAAAAAGTTGTGTCCTTTGTCACGAAAAAGATAACATTCTAGCTTTGTTTAAAACATTGCTCAAGACATTGATAGAAATTAATGATCCAAAACAACAGAAACCATTATAATAGCAATACAAACAGATCTACATTATGAATAATTTTTCCTAACACCGATTTTTATGTTCATGCAGGCTTCAATTTTACCCAAGATATCGGCCtatttgaacctttgttactcaAAAACAAATCAGTGGAAGGAGCAGGCACCTTGAAGTCAAATATAATAAGAATGAGCAAGAGGAACAACTTGCAAAAAAAGGATATAAGCATCTAACCCCGTGCAAAGACATATACAGTACAAGAAATGGCTCCCCATCACTATTTGTCACTCTAAGTTGTGCAGAGAGAAACACCGAAAAGCACAACCTGAGTCATGATATATACTAGCTTAATAAGAGCAACACTTTATCTACTTACACACAGCTGTTGGATGAGCTGCAACTTCTCCCATCAGTCCAGGAGTCCCCCATCGCCATATCTTCTCCTATAGGCCTGCAGCCACCAGATGAGAATCTCTCTAGCCAATCAATGTTGCTCAAACTTGGCAACCTGTCCAGGTTAAGAGGCTCTTCCAAGCTTGACATTGTTGGGGGGGATGAAGCTGCTGGAACGAGAAATAAAGCAAGACAAAAGTAAGCACTTTGCCTTAAAAATTCGCCAAGAGACTTTCTAGCAAGAATCAGATCCATAACAATTCAAGGGTTTGACCATCTTGTACTGTTGAAGTAATATTAAGAACTCAAATAAGTGTGGCTGGTGAGAGAAAAAAATCAATTGTAGAAGAGTCTATTGGAAATGCACATTGCACTATGCTCGTCAGGATAGTTTACTCGTTTTGTCGAAGCACATAGCTTTGTAGGTGTAGAGAAGGAGAATCATAAACCCATAGCAACAAATACCACTCAGAATTGATCACAACAGCATTCATTATCTTTTGTCCAAGCACATAGCTTTGTTTGAGCATTCCTCCAATTTTAAGCCTGAACCCCAAAATTAAGCATATAAAAAAGGAGATTCACAAACACTAACATTAACTTATTCATCCCCTACATTGTGCAATGCTGAACTATCGACCTGCAATGAAAAACTTCTGCATCCAGTTCTCCCTCAGATGAGCCTCAAGACTTTTTCAAAGGGAATCATGCAGCAAATGATCAACATAAGCTAACTAAAGTAACCAAAGTTTAAACACTCTCACTCCCTAAAATGAAATGCACCATATCAGTTTCCCGCTAAATGACAAGAATTATGTAAACTGTATATGATCTCCGGTCTCCTCGACGAGGGTGTAGTATCATTGACACATCCTGAGCTGACTATGCACCAAATTTCATTGTTCTTTATCaacttaaaaaaaaacaaaaaaacagccCGGTGCACAAGGCATCCCGCATTCACACAGGGTCCGGGAGAGGGTCGCACCCAAAGGGGTGTGATAtagacagcctaccctaatgcaacCATTAATGGCCGCttccacagctcgaacccgtgacctataggtcacacgggacaactttaccattgctccaaggctcccttcTTCATTGTTCTTTATCAACAATTGCAACAAATAAAGGATTTCACTCAAAAGCTACACTCAACAGGAATTATGCACCCTTTAACATCAGAATCACAATTCACATCTTTCTTccaaaaaagaagataaattcCTACTTAGTCTTCCCATATCATCAAGATCACAACTTTCttctccaaaaaataaaaaaaaataaaaaaattcctaCTTAGTCCTTTCCATAACATCAAGATCACAACTTTCTTCCAGTAAATACAAATTCTTACTTAGTCCTTCCCATAAATCAAACTGATAACCAAGATAACTAAAAGAAATCCAAGCTTTCACATGTATTCTTCTAAAACTCAgttcaatttcaaaatttaacCAATACCAACTACCCAAATTAATCAATTTCCAAACTTTAATTCTTTTCAACAAGAAACAAAGGTGGGTTTAGCAGAAAAACAAGAAACTCAcctgaaaaatcaagaaaaaggtCAATACAAGAATCAAAGCTCTAAACTTTTTTTTCAGGGTATTTCTGAAAACAGtggaaaaaattataataaactatAGAGGAAGTAATATTTACCCCACAAAGTACCCCACAAAGGAAACGTGAAGGAGAGTTCTTTGTTGTTTTGGGGAGAGTCTTTGTCTGTGTTTGGTGATCAGTAGCTAATATATATGGTGTGTGTATAAAGCTACAGTAATTAATAACTTTCAGAAACTTCTTTCTTGTTACTATTTGTTGtttgtttttattgttttttcTTGTGATGTGAATTGAATCGCCAACAATTTGGAGGgagtagaggtagaggtagaggtagaggtagaggtagaggtgggGTTTATTATTAGGACAAGAAGGTGGTAGGTAGTTGTTATTGGTAGGCAGTTGGTCAAATTCTTTGCACTAAAATTTATTGGTTATAACTCCTATTCCCTTTAGGTTCTCGCAATTGCAATTATTTCCCATACTTTGTCATTGTGGGGTAGTCTACCGGCAaatattttgttaatttttttaaaaaaataaaattcaaaggAAACCTGCGGCCACTATATTCGGGCGCGCACCGAATAACATACTCACTGTGTAATATCTAGcaaattttgttaatttttagATTGTGTAAAAATAATTTTACAATAAAACTTAAGTTATATATACTGACAATGCAAATCGTTTTTATAGATTAACAGTGAATTTTAACCCGTAATACCAGGTTAATTATCAATTTAACTAGGTTATAAATTAAtgattatcaaaatatttaaactCCTTATATTATTATCTAAAAGCCTGTTAACTGTCTAAAAATATAAAGTGATAACTTGAAACTAGTTATATAAGTTAACTACTTAAATAATCATTTGTAATAGGAAAAACTAAAATTAGAAATTGGAGAAATGTACCTAATATTTAAGACCATACAAAGATATGTTAAATATGCCGAACCTTGGTAAAGATACGTGTAACTCTCCCCATTAGCTAAATCGAAGTGTATTATGTTACCTTAATTGAATTTGGTAGCTATTAATCTAGTGtgttatacaaaaaaaaaaaaaaaaaaaaaactccaatGCAAGCATTTATACAATTATACTTTATTTTTAAGTGAATATTTTCTTCCTCTAATTTTGTGTTGGAAAAAATGATTCTCATCCAACTTTAAGCTATAAATACTTATTTCCCCCTTTTTatcttaaaatattattattaacggTGATTTTAAGAAGACAATGTCTATTTAATATCAACCtatcatttatttttgtttttgttttgttttccaaaGTATCCACTTCTCTTTTAAATTAGTAAATATTGTTtctaaacctttaaaattatcTTATATCAGCATAAGgtgctattttttattttattttgcttttaagtaattttataatctgtttattttcctttttttcgttAATAGGGGACCCAATGGGTCAACGGCGACAAGGAGATTACGGAATTGAAACTTATACATTGTGCATAAGATATTGTTCTTTTAATAATTGACCAGTTTTCACGGAATATAAtttgttattttgttaaaaaTAAATGGTGATCTTGAATAGAAACGACTGGCAATGGAATTTATTATCTCCTTGtttcttatatttttaatttcgtctatttattttgtttctttatttaatttttgtgaCAATGTTTGAAGTGGTAGAATATAACTATTTTTATTTCCATTAAATGTAGCCGTCCATATTTCATGCCAGCTATGGATGTCAACGTAACAATTGGTTGCGTAATTTATTGAGtcttttaaaaaacaaaatgGAGTCAACTTTGTTGAAATTTATGGATACTAGACTAGGAGCCTGTTTGGATGGGCTTAAAAGCGGCAGTTTTTAACTTGAGAAAGTATTTTGCAATCAAAAAATAAacttaaaaaaagttaaaatcttcttaaaaaaaacaaaaccaaTAAGTTGAAAAACACAACTTTTTCTAAATTGGCTTAAAAGCCATATTGCTTTGACCAAGGATATTACATTCTTATCCcttataatttttcttaattCCAAAATTACCCCTAAGTAAAAACCCTACAACATACTATTTTTTTTCTCCATTCTCCAATATTTGTCAATTTCTTGAAGTTCTTAACGTGAAGCaaacaataatttttaaaataatgttTGATACATTccaatattttgtaaatattgttcttttggcttcttttttggttccataacatttaatttttttggttgttgaatccttcttttttttaaattggtGTAACTATATTCTAAAATCAAATCATTCAATGAATTTACGTGTTACCCCTGAATTTGAAGCTATGAacgaaaaatataatattatagtCATCATCTTCTTTATAATGTTAACAACTTTAAGGATATTTCAATCATTTTAACAAGAAAAAGTGCTTACCAGCACTTGTTTACCAAACACTTCATCAGCTTGTTTTaagtttcagcacttttatccaaacacataactgcttatttataaaacaagtTCCAACACTTATAAAATGCTTTTAAGCA is drawn from Nicotiana tabacum cultivar K326 chromosome 9, ASM71507v2, whole genome shotgun sequence and contains these coding sequences:
- the LOC107796243 gene encoding hydroxymethylglutaryl-CoA lyase, mitochondrial — translated: MSSLEEPLNLDRLPSLSNIDWLERFSSGGCRPIGEDMAMGDSWTDGRSCSSSNSCVEDDDEYGRENFKWRRHGSRNGISSRRSKSFSTNYRVCGTVSHSQYLTDHQYKSYSNHRSTVSKTFKLFDGMPKYVKIVEVGPRDGLQNEKNIVPTSVKVELVQKLVSCGLPVVEVTGFVSPKWVPQLSDAKDVMEAVKDLESARLPVLTPNMKGFEAAVAAGAKEVAVFASASESFSKSNINCSIEESLVRYRAVTSAAKKLSIPVRGYVSCAIGCPVEGEISPSKVAYVAKELHDMGCFEISLGDTIGVATPGSVVPMLEAVMAVVPVEKLAVHFHDTYGQSLSNILVSLQMGISTIDSSVAGLGGCPYAKGATGNVSTEDVVYMLNGLGIKTNVDIQKLLLAGEFISKYLDRPSGSKAAIALSRVTADASKI